In the Primulina tabacum isolate GXHZ01 chromosome 7, ASM2559414v2, whole genome shotgun sequence genome, AAGTTAGGAGAGATATACGTAATATTTAGTTTCTTTTTATTAAGATTAGAATCCTAGATTTAgttctgatttgatttgattcttATTTATTTCCTAGTTTTAGGATATTTCCTGATTTCTTTTCCTTGTCTCTGTTCCTTGTATTTATACTCTGTTTGACATtaataaaattcaagaattcagtttatcaaatTCTTCATGGTATCAAAGCTCAGGtttcaccgttatgtgttggactgcccaTAGTTAGGTCATCCGTTCTGtccataattgggtcatttgtaaacttcacgcttCAGATATTAATTCCTTGGCGTGAGAGGGGTGTATTAGTTGTCTCACATTGGTTGGATAAAATACCTGGAtgttgtatatatggtcttggGCAATACTCCCccattgagctagcttttggggatgagttaggtccaagttccaatcttaacatggtatcagagtaaCCGTGGTAAAACATGGTCTCGCCACAGGAACCTCTTCGGAGGAAAAATCCGATATCCTTGAGCCGAATCCCAACCCTTCCAATAACTCTCTCCTTATCAATCCTCACCGCCTTACAGGTCCAAACTACTTGCAATGGTCCCAATCCGTAAGAATGTTCATCTGTGGACGCGGCAAAGAAGAGTACCTCACCGTACAAATTGAAGCCCCAACAAAGACTGATGCCGGCTATAAGAAGTGGAAGACGGAGAATCACTTAATCATGTCATGGCTCAGAGTTTGGAAGTAGGTGAGAATTTCCTTCTCTACGAGACTGCTAAAGATGTTTGGGAGGCAGTCCGTGAGACGTATTCAAGTTTCCGATAACACCTCAGAACAGTCGGCTATTGAATCAGCCCTTCACGACCTCCGGCGGGGAGAACTCAGTGTCACCCAGTACTATAATGCCCTCACCAAACACTGGCAGCAACTTGATGTTTTTGAAACCCACGCTTGGAAGTGTCCGGAAGATAGACAGTGCTGTCGCAAGATTGTGGAGCAGAAGCGCACCTTCAAGTTTCTAATTGATCTCAACAAAGAACTAGATGATGTTCGAGGCAGAGTAATGAGTGCCAAGCCATTCTTGGGTCTTCGAGAAGCTTTTGCTGAGATTCTCCGCGAAGAAAGCTGCAAGAATGTCATGATGGGCCCACCTTCTACCTCGGTTCATGGTTCTGCCCTGCTCGGGTCTTCACTCGGTGCTACTGGAGCAACTCAACAAGAGAGGCGTAAGTCACAGCCAACATGTGAGAAATGTTCCAAACCAGGGCACATGAAGAACACTTGCTGGGTTTTCCATGGCAAACCTTCTGATTGAAAATCCTCCTGTCCTCCGACTGCCAAGACCAACCGCGGCCTCTCAGTTCAGCCCTCAGGCGACCAAGCCAACGACAATCCGTTCTCTCTGCAACAGATTGAAGCACTGCAACAAATCATGTTTGAAACCTTAGCGCAACATGCTACTGGATCTAAATCCACCAGCCTTCACTCTACCAAAGGTACAGACGTTCTTGCTTTGATTTCCGCTCAGCAGTTCTCGTGCTCTTGGATTGTCGACTCGGGTGCCTCCGACCATATGACCGGCAACCGGAATCTCTTTACAACATACCAACCCAATACCGACTCTCTCCATGTTCGGATTGCGGATGGTACCAAGACCCGGATTGCTAGGTTTCGGATCCATACAGATTTCCTCCGACCTTACTCTTAAATCTGTGCTGCATGTTCCTTCTTTGGATTGCAATTTATTGTCCATTAGTAAATTGACAACCGATGAACAGTGCTCGGCTAATTTTTCCAATAACGTGTATTTTTTCCAGGAGTTGGGATCGATGAAGACGATTGGCAGTGCTAAGATGTGCTCAGGCCTCTATCTCCTCAATACAAGTCTATCTAGCCTCGAGTCTCGCTCCCATTCCCATTCAAATGCTAGTTTTGGTTTTCATATAGAGTCCGGAAGTAATGTTATGCGCTTCACTTTCAGTTAGGTCATCCAAGTTTCTTTTATCTTGAAAAATTGTATCCGAATTTATTCGTTAAAAAAATCGAGGTTTTTTCATTGTAATATCTTTCAACTTGCAAAACACACTCGGGTCTCATATAATCCTATCCCATACAAACCTTCTCAACCAAAaataggtggcgctcgggcggtagaaaattactgCTCGAGCGCCATTGGCTCTTCGGAATATAAATcttgcgcccgggcggtagaaaattaccgcccgagcgccatactttCTGGACATCATCTTAGCTAGTCAcctctcgcgcccgggcggtaattttctaccgctcgggcgctagCCTTTCTGTCATTTTCTTCTTGGCTTGCGCACTTTGCTCCAGATTCGGTTCTCCGgtcatttttcctgcaaatttgtcacacacaagtgagacatgatcaaatgcaaatgtttactctaaaatgaacaaaatgtaaatgaaatgtacgcatgcacaatgcaaacacacacaaactaatgcaataaaacatgtaaaaaccacgtctatcaaccccctcatactaaccttttgcttgtCCTCAAGCAAAATAGGTTACAGACTAAAACTAAAACATGAGACAAACACAAAGTGAACGTATTAAAATAACTAGATTGATGGCGAAGTAGCAAACTGACATCTCCTGCCTCAGCGGGTTTGTGAACCACATCCAATTAGTCAAAACACACATCTATTAATAGCCCTTTCAAAACATCACAAAACATTTGTATTTTTCCGCAAAGTATGGTCGTTTTATCTGTAGATTTTTCTAGCTTGTGTTTCAGACAGTATTATTCGCAAATCATGTGGGCCGTCGAATCAACAAGTCAACACAAGTTTCTCTCTCCTGAGTTCTGTTTCTATTCGGGACCAACCAGTAATCACACAAAGCGGTAGAGTTTCATAATTGAACAACAAAATTTAGGGAGTCAATAGCCATAAGTGCTCAAGTGGTTTAGAAAGATTGGGAGTACGTAGATCATTTTCACTATGCACTTGTCAGAAATTTTCTCTGACATTCCTCAacgccttacatctccatctttttagcCTTGGGATAGGATTTCATCCCTTTTTGGCTCCCCCATACCTTACATTCCcctttttctttattattttattttttgtttttttttttttgcatagtTTTCTCATGCGTACTCCCTAGGCTTAGGATATAGGGTATTTTCATTTATCTGACCTAGAGATTAATTTTTAGGTCCTATGCACGATTGGGATGAAGGGATTTGAGGTGAACTTTTGTTTTTCTACTCGAGTTCATGCTACTGGTTAGTCACTTATTTCAACAGAAATTCATTCAAGTTCTACTAGCATCTTATGTTTCTCCAGTTCCCCTCACAGATTATTTAGAACTTAACTGTCATCGACACCACTATTAAAATCCACTATGTGTGCATAAAAAATTTTCAATTCACCTGGGGATTCCTAACAAGTGATAAGACTAAGCAACATGCAGTTAATTTAGCCCACAATCATCATTGGCTACCAA is a window encoding:
- the LOC142550532 gene encoding uncharacterized protein LOC142550532, which gives rise to MFGRQSVRRIQVSDNTSEQSAIESALHDLRRGELSVTQYYNALTKHWQQLDVFETHAWKCPEDRQCCRKIVEQKRTFKFLIDLNKELDDVRGRVMSAKPFLGLREAFAEILREESCKNVMMGPPSTSVHGSALLGSSLGATGATQQERRKSQPTCEKCSKPGHMKNTCWVFHGKPSD